One genomic segment of Streptomyces sp. RerS4 includes these proteins:
- a CDS encoding NAD-dependent epimerase/dehydratase, with protein MRVLLIGANGYLGRYVADRLLADPAVQLTALGRGDDADVRFDLATGSPGALTRFLDAVHPGVVINCAGATRGGARELTRHNTVAVATICESLRRSGCGARLVQLGCAAEYGPSQPGSSTAEDAVPRPGGPYGVSKLAATELVLGSGLDAVVLRIFSPVGPGTPAGSPLGRLAEAMRRAMQSGDGELKLSGLGVQRDFVDVRDVARAVHAASLSAAQGVVNIGTGRAVRLRDAAAVLARVAGYGGALHELDVPHGGDRHPGHPGHPGHPGRPPGLAAIGAPRSETTPEQLAAAAPQPFPYPDGCGAWQQADVRTARDRLGWRPRINLEESLADIWMEAACRI; from the coding sequence ATGAGGGTGCTGCTGATCGGAGCCAACGGATACCTGGGCCGATACGTCGCCGACCGGCTGCTCGCCGACCCCGCCGTCCAGCTCACGGCGCTCGGCCGCGGCGACGACGCCGACGTCCGCTTCGACCTCGCCACCGGCAGCCCCGGCGCCCTGACCCGCTTCCTCGACGCCGTCCACCCCGGCGTCGTCATCAACTGCGCGGGCGCCACCCGCGGCGGCGCCCGGGAACTGACCCGGCACAACACCGTCGCCGTGGCCACCATCTGCGAGTCGCTGCGCCGCAGCGGCTGCGGGGCCCGGCTCGTCCAGCTCGGCTGCGCCGCCGAATACGGGCCCAGCCAGCCCGGATCCTCCACCGCCGAGGACGCCGTGCCGAGACCCGGCGGGCCGTACGGCGTCAGCAAGCTCGCCGCGACCGAGCTGGTGCTCGGCTCGGGGCTGGACGCCGTCGTCCTGCGGATCTTCTCGCCCGTGGGCCCCGGCACCCCGGCCGGCTCCCCCCTCGGCCGGCTCGCCGAGGCCATGCGCCGGGCCATGCAGTCCGGCGACGGCGAACTGAAGCTCAGCGGGCTCGGCGTCCAGCGCGACTTCGTCGACGTACGGGACGTGGCGCGGGCCGTGCACGCCGCCTCGCTGTCCGCCGCCCAGGGCGTCGTCAACATCGGCACCGGCCGCGCGGTGCGGCTGCGCGACGCGGCGGCCGTCCTCGCCCGGGTCGCCGGCTACGGCGGAGCCCTGCACGAGCTGGACGTCCCGCACGGCGGGGACCGCCACCCGGGGCACCCCGGCCACCCCGGCCACCCCGGTCGCCCCCCGGGCCTGGCCGCGATCGGCGCGCCCCGCTCCGAGACCACCCCGGAGCAGCTGGCGGCCGCCGCCCCGCAACCGTTCCCGTACCCGGACGGCTGCGGCGCCTGGCAGCAGGCCGACGTCCGCACCGCCCGCGACCGGCTCGGCTGGCGGCCCCGGATCAACCTGGAGGAATCCCTGGCCGACATCTGGATGGAGGCGGCGTGCCGCATCTGA
- a CDS encoding spherulation-specific family 4 protein has protein sequence MPHLTTPPGATAAVPEAGRLGLGIPGYAHPLLAPVEWAELTRPGTPLHWAVLNVTEGPGGRPDPHCAEAAAKLREAGGVLLGHLAMRDGSRSFGELLSDAHRFRDWYGVAGFYLADAPADRTELARVRRVGDALRGLGEGLRIVLGHGTHPHEGYTEIADQLVTFSGGWADYRWSQVAEWTADHPAERFCHLVHGVPRGHLEEALRIARWQGAGTVWFTDRRGAADRDPWASMPAYWDEIVSRIGTGVSE, from the coding sequence GTGCCGCATCTGACCACCCCGCCCGGGGCCACGGCGGCCGTGCCCGAGGCCGGCCGCCTGGGCCTCGGCATCCCCGGCTACGCGCACCCGCTGCTGGCCCCGGTGGAGTGGGCCGAGCTGACCCGCCCCGGGACCCCCCTGCACTGGGCGGTGCTCAACGTCACCGAAGGCCCCGGGGGACGCCCCGATCCGCACTGCGCGGAGGCCGCCGCGAAGCTGCGGGAGGCCGGCGGGGTCCTGCTCGGGCATCTTGCGATGCGGGACGGATCCCGTTCGTTCGGCGAGCTGCTCTCCGACGCCCACCGCTTCCGCGACTGGTACGGCGTGGCCGGCTTCTACCTGGCCGACGCCCCGGCCGACCGGACGGAACTCGCCCGGGTGCGGCGCGTCGGCGACGCCCTGCGCGGACTCGGCGAGGGACTGCGGATCGTCCTCGGCCACGGAACGCACCCGCACGAGGGCTACACGGAGATCGCCGACCAACTGGTCACCTTCTCCGGCGGGTGGGCCGACTACCGCTGGTCACAGGTCGCCGAGTGGACGGCCGACCATCCGGCGGAGCGTTTCTGCCACCTCGTCCACGGAGTGCCCCGCGGCCATCTGGAGGAGGCGCTGCGCATCGCCCGCTGGCAGGGCGCCGGGACGGTCTGGTTCACGGACCGGCGCGGGGCGGCCGATCGGGACCCCTGGGCGTCAATGCCCGCGTACTGGGACGAAATCGTCTCGCGGATTGGGACGGGTGTCTCGGAATGA
- the moeZ gene encoding adenylyltransferase/sulfurtransferase MoeZ: MSLPPLVEPAAELTVDEVRRYSRHLIIPDVGMDGQKRLKNAKVLAVGAGGLGSPALMYLAAAGVGTLGIVEFDEVDESNLQRQIIHSQADIGRSKAESARDSVLGINPYVNVVLHEERLEAENVMEIFSQYDLIVDGTDNFATRYLVNDACVLLNKPYVWGSIYRFDGQASVFWSEHGPCYRCLYPEPPPPGMVPSCAEGGVLGVLCASIGSIQVTEAIKVLTGVGEPLVGRLMIYDALEMQYRQVKVRKDPDCAVCGPNATVKELIDYEAFCGVVSEEAQEAAAGSTITPKQLKEWIDADEPIEIIDVREKNEYEIVSIPGAKLIPKGEFLMGTALQDMPQNKRIVLHCKTGVRSAEVLAVLKSAGFADAVHVGGGVIGWVHQIEPEKPVY, encoded by the coding sequence GTGTCGCTGCCACCCCTGGTTGAGCCGGCTGCCGAGCTCACCGTCGACGAGGTCCGCCGGTACTCGCGTCACCTGATCATCCCCGATGTCGGGATGGACGGCCAGAAGCGCCTGAAGAACGCCAAGGTGCTGGCCGTGGGCGCCGGCGGCCTCGGCTCGCCCGCCCTCATGTACCTGGCCGCGGCCGGCGTCGGCACGCTGGGCATCGTGGAGTTCGACGAGGTCGACGAGTCGAACCTGCAGCGCCAGATCATCCACAGCCAGGCGGACATCGGCCGCTCCAAGGCCGAGTCGGCGCGCGACAGCGTGCTCGGCATCAACCCGTACGTCAACGTGGTCCTTCACGAAGAGCGGCTCGAAGCCGAGAACGTGATGGAGATCTTCAGCCAGTACGACCTCATCGTCGACGGCACGGACAACTTCGCCACGCGCTACCTCGTCAACGACGCCTGCGTGCTGCTGAACAAGCCGTACGTGTGGGGTTCGATCTACCGCTTCGACGGCCAGGCCTCGGTCTTCTGGTCCGAGCACGGCCCCTGCTACCGCTGCCTCTACCCGGAGCCCCCGCCGCCGGGCATGGTCCCGAGCTGCGCCGAGGGCGGCGTCCTCGGCGTGCTCTGCGCGTCCATCGGCTCCATCCAGGTCACCGAGGCCATCAAGGTCCTCACCGGCGTCGGCGAGCCGCTCGTCGGCCGCCTGATGATCTACGACGCCCTGGAGATGCAGTACCGCCAGGTCAAGGTCCGCAAGGACCCCGACTGCGCGGTCTGCGGCCCGAACGCGACCGTCAAGGAACTCATCGACTACGAGGCCTTCTGCGGCGTCGTGTCCGAGGAGGCCCAGGAGGCCGCGGCCGGGTCCACGATCACTCCCAAGCAGCTCAAGGAGTGGATCGACGCCGACGAGCCCATCGAGATCATCGACGTCCGCGAGAAGAACGAGTACGAGATCGTCTCGATTCCCGGCGCGAAGCTGATCCCCAAGGGTGAGTTCCTGATGGGCACCGCCCTCCAGGACATGCCGCAGAACAAGCGCATCGTCTTGCACTGCAAGACCGGTGTCCGCAGTGCGGAAGTCCTCGCGGTCCTGAAGTCCGCGGGCTTCGCGGACGCGGTGCACGTCGGTGGCGGCGTCATCGGCTGGGTCCACCAGATCGAGCCCGAGAAGCCGGTCTACTAG
- a CDS encoding alpha/beta hydrolase, giving the protein MPRIALRSVAATALTAALFTTAACSDGDGGSGRKADSAARDVKPLKWGECQAPTALQGGGQVPGKDWQCATLDVPLDYADPEGETIPLALIRAKARDPKNRLGSLVFNFGGPGGSGITTLPGAAKEYEALRARYDLVSFDPRGVGRSAPVRCQNDRQLDAYYAQDSSPSTPEQEKTFLDALRGYREACEKNSGAVLPHVGTENAARDLDRIRQALGDEKLNYFGISYGTELGGVYAHLFPKRVGRAVFDAVVDPTKTSEEGALGQAKGFQLALGNFAQDCVDRGDACRLQGSTAKEIEDNIVKLQKELAARPIQGLGGRRLTDSAATNGIAQALYSQELWPLLEQGLDEAEGGQGQLLMALSDALNGRDQQGRYSNIGAANTAINCADSKDRYTLEETKAKLPEFRKASPVFGDFLGWAMMSCTDWPVDGAWETPDVSAPGAAPIVVIGNTGDPATPYEGARKMAERLGKGVGVELTYKGEGHGAYNSGDACVQGAVNRYLLDGKAPAADTVCTATPPTATPTPSTPSATETT; this is encoded by the coding sequence CGCCGCCTGTTCCGACGGCGACGGCGGGAGCGGACGGAAGGCGGATTCCGCCGCCCGGGACGTCAAACCCCTGAAGTGGGGCGAGTGCCAGGCCCCCACCGCTCTCCAGGGCGGCGGCCAGGTGCCCGGCAAGGACTGGCAGTGCGCCACCCTCGACGTCCCCCTCGACTACGCCGACCCCGAGGGTGAGACCATCCCCCTCGCCCTGATCCGCGCCAAGGCCCGCGACCCCAAGAACCGCCTGGGCTCCCTGGTCTTCAACTTCGGCGGCCCCGGCGGCTCCGGCATCACCACCCTGCCCGGCGCGGCCAAGGAGTACGAGGCCCTGCGCGCCCGGTACGACCTGGTGAGCTTCGACCCGCGCGGGGTGGGCCGCAGCGCCCCGGTGCGCTGCCAGAACGACCGACAACTGGACGCGTACTACGCGCAGGACTCCTCCCCCTCGACCCCCGAGCAGGAGAAGACCTTCCTCGACGCCCTGCGCGGGTACCGCGAGGCCTGCGAGAAGAACTCGGGCGCCGTCCTCCCCCACGTCGGCACCGAGAACGCCGCCCGCGACCTGGACCGCATCCGCCAGGCCCTCGGCGACGAGAAGCTGAACTACTTCGGGATCTCCTACGGGACGGAGCTCGGCGGGGTGTACGCCCACCTGTTCCCCAAGCGGGTCGGCCGGGCCGTCTTCGACGCGGTGGTCGATCCGACCAAGACCTCCGAGGAGGGCGCGCTCGGCCAGGCGAAGGGCTTCCAGTTGGCCCTCGGCAACTTCGCCCAGGACTGCGTGGACCGGGGCGACGCCTGCCGGCTCCAGGGCAGCACCGCCAAGGAGATCGAGGACAACATCGTCAAGCTCCAGAAGGAGCTGGCGGCCCGACCCATCCAGGGCCTCGGCGGCCGCAGGCTCACCGACAGCGCCGCGACGAACGGCATCGCCCAGGCGCTGTACTCCCAGGAGCTGTGGCCCCTGCTGGAACAGGGCCTCGACGAGGCGGAGGGCGGCCAGGGCCAGTTGCTGATGGCGCTCTCCGACGCGCTCAACGGGCGCGACCAGCAGGGCCGCTACAGCAACATCGGCGCGGCCAACACGGCCATCAACTGCGCGGACTCCAAGGACCGCTACACCCTGGAGGAGACCAAGGCGAAGCTGCCGGAGTTCCGCAAGGCCTCGCCCGTCTTCGGGGACTTCCTCGGCTGGGCCATGATGAGCTGCACCGACTGGCCGGTCGACGGCGCCTGGGAGACCCCGGACGTCTCCGCCCCCGGCGCGGCCCCGATCGTGGTGATCGGCAACACCGGTGACCCCGCGACCCCGTACGAGGGGGCGCGCAAGATGGCGGAGCGGCTCGGCAAGGGCGTCGGCGTCGAGCTGACGTACAAGGGCGAGGGGCACGGCGCGTACAACAGCGGCGACGCCTGCGTGCAGGGCGCGGTGAACCGCTACCTGCTGGACGGGAAGGCCCCCGCCGCGGACACGGTGTGCACCGCCACCCCTCCGACGGCTACCCCGACGCCCTCGACGCCCTCCGCGACCGAGACCACGTGA